The region ACTCCCGAAGGGGGCGTGCTGGAAGCAATGTTTGTGGGAGAAAAGAGTGAAATTCCTCCTGAAGTAAGCGCCGAGTTTATTGATTCCGGCCTTATGCATGTCCTGGTTGTTTCAGGGATGAATGTTGTTTATGTAGTGGCTGTTTTCTTTTTTGCTTTCAAGTTACTGCCTATTTCAAACAAACTGAGAAATGTATTTTTGATTGTCCCGATTGTTGTTTATTGTTTTGCTACGGGGGCAAATCCGCCGGTAGTCAGGGCTACGGTTCTCGCGCTTGCAATTATTTTGTGCTACCTATTGTCGCGCGAAAGGGCTCTGTATCACGCATTTGCATTATCTGCGCTGATTATTCTTATTTTTGACCCTCAGGCGCTTTTTGGAGCCAGTATGCAATTATCGTTTGCGGCCTGCCTGGGGTTGGTGTATATCGCGCCTAAACTTGCAGATAGCTTTAAATTCTCTCTACCGAAGATACTAAGATATATTTTACTTCTGTTTTTTGTAACGCTTTCCGCACAACTTGCAACTGCTCCCCTTTTAGCCAAATATTTTTATAAAGTTTCTGGGATCGGGCTGTTATCTAATTTAGTAGTAGTGCCGTACGTTGGTATAATCCTTTGGTTGTGTTTTATCCAGTTTTTTGCGTATATGTTTTTTCCTTTTGCGCTTCCAGTAACAACTTGGGCCTGCCATTTGTCCGCAAATGTTCTTTTAAGTATGACTGCATTTTTTGCAAAATGCCCTTTTGCGAATGTATATACAGGCGCCCCTTCATTAGTATTCATAATTAGCTACTACATTATTTTAATAGCAGTCTTCAAGTTTAAAAGAAACCTATATAAATTATTTGGTTTAGCCTTTTTGCTGATTTTTGTGTTTTTTTCCTACAAGATATTGCAGTCAAACGGTAAACTTACAGTTACTTTCCTTGACGTGGGCCTTGGTGATTCGGTTTTTGTTAAAACACCTGACAATAAAAAGATATTTGTTGATTGCGGAGGCGCTGACGCGGGTGTGGGAAAGTGGGTTTACCAGCCCT is a window of Elusimicrobiota bacterium DNA encoding:
- a CDS encoding ComEC/Rec2 family competence protein codes for the protein MHKIGRRFYNEGFIWLVLAYIVALIVLDQRGYFLSKVNSISQRINQEAELVVKVEAPLEVKTNRIEFPVSTLISGRKTILLARCYNTKNSVSQFDVLKITGKILPLPQPRNPGQFDYGNYLMRKGYSGIISVNKYEIIKKGKTPLFYRMIDSIRAKMIDSIRKNLPAETPEGGVLEAMFVGEKSEIPPEVSAEFIDSGLMHVLVVSGMNVVYVVAVFFFAFKLLPISNKLRNVFLIVPIVVYCFATGANPPVVRATVLALAIILCYLLSRERALYHAFALSALIILIFDPQALFGASMQLSFAACLGLVYIAPKLADSFKFSLPKILRYILLLFFVTLSAQLATAPLLAKYFYKVSGIGLLSNLVVVPYVGIILWLCFIQFFAYMFFPFALPVTTWACHLSANVLLSMTAFFAKCPFANVYTGAPSLVFIISYYIILIAVFKFKRNLYKLFGLAFLLIFVFFSYKILQSNGKLTVTFLDVGLGDSVFVKTPDNKKIFVDCGGADAGVGKWVYQPFLLSQGITKIDKILITTDKWTHYAGLKGLIEFFKIGEIYLP